The sequence below is a genomic window from Thalassobaculum sp. OXR-137.
AGGGATAGGCCGATCGTGCCGGCAAGGCGGTGCCGGTCGGCACCTGTTCGGCCAGCCGCAGCCCCTCGTTCCATTTCGCCATGCGTTCCGACCGGGTGAAAGACCCGACCTTGAGCTGAGGAATTCCCCAGCCCACCCCCAGATGGACGATGGTCACGTCCTCGGTCTCGCCGGAGCGGGCCGAGACGATGGCGCCCCAGCCTTTCGCCCGGGCGGTTTCCAGTGCCTCGTGGGTCTCGGTCAGGGTGCCGATCTGGTTCGGCTTGATCAGCGCGGTGTTGCCGGCGCCCAGGGCGGCGCACTGTGCGATGCGGGGGGCGTTGGTGGTCACCAGATCGTCGCCGACGATCTGCACGCCCGCCGGTGCCGCCTTGGTGAAACGGGCAAAGGCCTCCTCGTCGTCCTCGCCGAGCGGATCCTCGATGGAGACGACTGGGTATTTGGCGAGCCAGCCGAGCAGCATCTCGCTCAGTCCGTCGCTGTCGATCTCCCGGCCATCGCGCGCCAGGGTGTAGCGCCCGCCCTTGCCGAAATCGGAGGCGGCGATGTCCAGGGCGATGGCGACCTCGTCGCCCGGCGCGTGGCCGGACGCCTCGATGGCCCGCAGCAGACAGTCCAGCGCCTCCTCGTTGCTGTCGAAGGCCGGCCAGAACCCGCCCTCGTCGGCCACGCCCTGCAGCTTGCCGGCATCGGCCAGGATCTTCCCCGCCGCCCGGTAGACATCGGCCGTCCAGTCCAGCGATGTGGGATAGTCCGGCGCGCCGACGGCGACGACCATGAAATCCTGCACGTCGACCCGGCGCGCGGCATGGGCGCCACCGCCGAGGATCTGGATCTCCGGAAGCGGCAGCGGGCCGGGCGCGCCCTCGCCCGCCAGGTGACGCCACAGCGGTAGCCCGGCCGAGGCCGCGGCCGCATGGGCGAGCGCCATGGAGGTGGCGATGATCGCGTTGCCGCCGAGCCGGGACTTGTCGCCGGTGCCGTCCAGCTCGACCAGGCCCCGGTCGATGCCGGCCTGATCCTCGACCGGGCGGCCCCTCAGGGCCTTGGCGATCTCGCCGTTGACCGAGTCCACCGCACCGCGCACGTCCAGGCCGCCGAACGCGGTGCCGCCGTCGCGCCGGTCCACCGCCTCCCCGGAGCCGGTGGAAGCACCGGCCGGGGCGATCGCGCGTCCCATGGCGCCCGAGGCCGTGCGGATCTCCACCTCCACGGTCGGACGTCCCCGGCTGTCCCAGACCCGCCGGCCGATCACCGCGTCGATCGTATCGCTCATGTCCCTGCGCCTTCCGCACCCATCTGTTTCGCCCAGTCGTCCCGCAAGCCCGCGAGCGTGGAGGGCGGGCGTTTCAGCCAGCCGATCGCCGTCTCGCGCACCAGCGCCTTGTCCGTTTCCTCGGTCAGGTATTCCACCGGCGACTTGCCGTCGACCCGCGCCAGGAACAGCCCCGGCAGCAGGCTCGCCACCCTGGCCTCCAAGCCGGCCGCCTCTTCCCAGTCGACCTTGGCCAGATAGGCCGCGCTCATCCGCTCGAAGCAGCGCAGGAACCCGGTCGCCTTGCCCGGCACCCACAGGCATTTCAGCAGCAGGTGGTTGAGGCAGAACGCCAGATCGAAGGCCGGATCTCCCCACCACGCGCATTCGGCGTCGAGAAACAGCGGTCCGGTCGGACCGACCTGGATGTTCTTCGGGCTCACATCGCCATGCACCAGGCAGCGCTTGGTGGCCGCCGTGCGCCCGACCAGGGCGGTCAGTTCCGCCGCCACCTCGGGCCGGGTGCGGCCGGCGGCTTCCAGATAGGGCTCCAGCCGGATCGCGTGGAAGATGCTGTCGGTCGGGAAGCGCTCGGCCAGTTCCGGGCGGGCGGCGGTCGCGGCATGGATCCGGCCCAGCCGGTCGCCGACCGCATGGGCCACCGCCGGATCGGCGACACCGGCGGCCAGATCCCCCTTCCACAGCCGGTGATTCGACGGATCGAGCCAGGCCATGGCGAACAGCCCGGCCTGCGGATCGTGGCCGAGGATCTCCGGCACGGCTTCCGGCACCGCCTGCGCCACCGTCTCGAACCAGGCGACCTCGTATTCGTTGCGGATCACCGGCGCGCGCCAGTCGGCGGCGACCTTCAGCTTGGCCAGCGCCCGCTTCACGCAGAACGGGCCGCGCGCCGCATCGACCCGCCAGATATCGGAGGCGACGCCGCCCGTCAGCGGCGTCAGTAC
It includes:
- the eno gene encoding phosphopyruvate hydratase, with amino-acid sequence MSDTIDAVIGRRVWDSRGRPTVEVEIRTASGAMGRAIAPAGASTGSGEAVDRRDGGTAFGGLDVRGAVDSVNGEIAKALRGRPVEDQAGIDRGLVELDGTGDKSRLGGNAIIATSMALAHAAAASAGLPLWRHLAGEGAPGPLPLPEIQILGGGAHAARRVDVQDFMVVAVGAPDYPTSLDWTADVYRAAGKILADAGKLQGVADEGGFWPAFDSNEEALDCLLRAIEASGHAPGDEVAIALDIAASDFGKGGRYTLARDGREIDSDGLSEMLLGWLAKYPVVSIEDPLGEDDEEAFARFTKAAPAGVQIVGDDLVTTNAPRIAQCAALGAGNTALIKPNQIGTLTETHEALETARAKGWGAIVSARSGETEDVTIVHLGVGWGIPQLKVGSFTRSERMAKWNEGLRLAEQVPTGTALPARSAYPWGRT
- a CDS encoding aminoglycoside phosphotransferase family protein — translated: MSGADAHRDAPPEVVASLRGLGLIEADEQPVLTPLTGGVASDIWRVDAARGPFCVKRALAKLKVAADWRAPVIRNEYEVAWFETVAQAVPEAVPEILGHDPQAGLFAMAWLDPSNHRLWKGDLAAGVADPAVAHAVGDRLGRIHAATAARPELAERFPTDSIFHAIRLEPYLEAAGRTRPEVAAELTALVGRTAATKRCLVHGDVSPKNIQVGPTGPLFLDAECAWWGDPAFDLAFCLNHLLLKCLWVPGKATGFLRCFERMSAAYLAKVDWEEAAGLEARVASLLPGLFLARVDGKSPVEYLTEETDKALVRETAIGWLKRPPSTLAGLRDDWAKQMGAEGAGT